The following are from one region of the Bacillota bacterium genome:
- a CDS encoding amidohydrolase family protein — translation MSDCVVTVQDDRITAIEPRAGRALPNCFDLSSCTVIPGLIDCHDHLGVDIGDEVAQSKEPLGYTAIKGVKNARDMLRAGITTLRSVGEQYHLDVSWRRAVQEGLMDGPDLLICGEFIARTGGHGWFFGNEVDGVESIRKSVRRQIKAQVDWIKIMITGGMSTPGSVALMAEYSDEEIAVCIEEAHRANRKVAAHVHGGPGASAAIRHGVDSIEHGTYLTDEQLKMMVEKGTWLVSTAGFCHGLVTMPGMPDFYVQKGKKALEAAIDLLRRAREHGVRVAFGGDTYHAHPVVDMEKLVEAGYSPMQAIQIATRDAAELCGLSSVVGTIELGKRANIIAVRDNPLERIAAVGEVCFVMKGGRRYF, via the coding sequence GTGAGCGATTGCGTCGTAACGGTGCAGGATGACAGGATCACCGCCATCGAACCCAGGGCGGGGCGGGCACTACCGAATTGCTTCGATCTCTCGAGTTGCACCGTTATACCAGGGCTAATCGACTGCCACGATCATCTGGGAGTCGATATCGGCGACGAGGTCGCCCAGTCTAAGGAGCCTCTGGGATACACAGCGATCAAAGGTGTCAAGAACGCACGGGACATGCTCCGAGCGGGCATTACCACACTCAGGTCTGTGGGTGAGCAGTATCACTTGGATGTATCTTGGCGCAGAGCCGTTCAAGAAGGGCTGATGGATGGACCAGACCTGCTAATCTGCGGCGAGTTCATAGCGCGTACCGGTGGTCACGGGTGGTTTTTCGGAAACGAGGTCGACGGAGTAGAGTCAATTCGGAAGTCGGTACGCAGGCAAATAAAGGCGCAGGTTGACTGGATCAAGATCATGATCACTGGCGGAATGTCCACTCCCGGTTCTGTGGCTCTTATGGCGGAGTATTCGGATGAAGAGATCGCGGTGTGTATCGAGGAAGCCCATAGGGCCAACCGGAAGGTCGCTGCGCACGTTCATGGCGGACCCGGAGCTAGCGCAGCAATCAGGCACGGAGTTGACAGTATTGAGCATGGGACATATCTGACTGACGAGCAGTTGAAGATGATGGTTGAGAAGGGGACATGGCTTGTGTCAACGGCTGGTTTCTGCCACGGGCTAGTCACCATGCCCGGCATGCCAGACTTCTACGTCCAAAAGGGCAAGAAGGCTCTGGAGGCGGCAATCGACCTGCTTCGCCGCGCTCGGGAACACGGTGTCAGGGTCGCCTTTGGCGGTGATACATATCATGCCCATCCCGTAGTTGACATGGAAAAGCTGGTTGAGGCGGGATACAGCCCCATGCAAGCCATTCAGATTGCCACGAGAGATGCCGCGGAGCTCTGTGGGCTGTCTTCCGTAGTTGGAACGATCGAACTGGGTAAGCGTGCAAACATAATTGCTGTTCG